In Veillonellaceae bacterium, the genomic window CGGTAGGAAATTTAAAGCCAAGGCAGCTACATCATAACGGCATTTCTCGCAATTACAAACGCGTGGGTCACTGGCAATTATACGGTCTAAATGCTGGAATACTAAGTCTTCCATGAAGTTTTTTAGTTCCATAATACCCTCCCTAATTGCTTAGTTTTAGATTATTCCAATAGCCGACTTTAACCCGTTCGGGAACCCAAAGCGGCGGCTTCGGTATATAAGGATTTTTTGTTACATTATAATTAGATTTAGCCGGGGGATGCGCCATGAAATTGACGGGGGCGAAAATGGTACCGCCAGCAACTGCGCTTCCGTTAAAGTCAGAAATCCAAATTTCTATGTTCTCGCGCGCAACTAGCGCAGTATTATTAATACTTGCTAAAGCAGGAACAATAATATCCTTTTCCGAAATTAGAATAACGTTGTTTTTTATGGTGGCAAAACCAATGGTAATATTACCTGTTGCATAAATGATACCCGGACCTGAAATAGTGGATGCCCCGAATGAAATATTGTCATCATGATAGTAGATTTTATTATCTAATTTTATAGAGCTAAACCACGAACCAGGAAGTCTCTCTCCATTCTTATAATCCTCACGGATAAAAGTAGGTAACGGCAAATATGGCGGAGCAGACTCACTTTTACTATCCATTATCCGTCCGCGGATATCGTTAAATCCTGTATGCAGTCTGACTCGCCCATGGGCGATTGCATCGCCGTTAACTCTAGTGAGGGCAGTAAAATTAATATCCTGATTGCTGCCGACTGAACCGTTAATGATATTTAAGCCTAATGTCATATCTTTATCAGAATAAGCTGCAAAGTCATAAACAGTCTCTGGGGCTATCTCCATTATTACTTGACGGGACG contains:
- a CDS encoding late competence development ComFB family protein, translating into MELKNFMEDLVFQHLDRIIASDPRVCNCEKCRYDVAALALNFLPPRYVVTYKGETYTKVKALEQQFTIDIITAITHALKIVTSEPHHH